The Pricia mediterranea genome includes a window with the following:
- a CDS encoding DUF4199 domain-containing protein — MEENQPKTGKFALNYGLLIGGVGVVFGIMLYMMDMQYERGIGVQGAQIGILAVGVVLAIIQFKKANLGYLKISDALKVGAGAALIAGLVGLLYFFVFSNFVEPEYMDKLTEIGKQEALASNPNLTEEQIDQGIAMQKKFAWVSYPLILIFNIIIGLIVGLITGLIIKKQKPAY, encoded by the coding sequence ATGGAAGAAAATCAGCCGAAAACAGGAAAATTTGCCTTGAACTACGGGCTGCTTATCGGCGGGGTCGGCGTAGTATTTGGCATTATGCTCTACATGATGGATATGCAGTATGAGCGGGGCATTGGCGTTCAGGGTGCCCAGATAGGAATCTTGGCAGTAGGGGTCGTCTTGGCCATCATCCAGTTTAAAAAAGCGAACCTCGGGTATTTGAAAATTTCAGATGCCTTAAAAGTCGGGGCGGGGGCGGCCTTGATCGCAGGTTTGGTAGGGCTGTTGTATTTTTTTGTCTTCTCTAACTTCGTAGAACCCGAATATATGGACAAGCTTACGGAAATTGGAAAACAGGAAGCCTTGGCGAGCAACCCGAACCTCACCGAGGAGCAAATTGATCAGGGCATAGCGATGCAAAAGAAATTTGCCTGGGTGTCATATCCGTTAATCCTAATTTTCAACATTATTATTGGACTTATTGTCGGTCTTATTACCGGTCTCATCATCAAAAAACAAAAGCCGGCGTATTAA
- a CDS encoding glycosyltransferase family 2 protein yields the protein MNLSIIIPLLNEAQSLQELHDWIVTVMRSEGYSYEIIFIDDGSTDQSWQLIRQLSETHPQVRGLRFQKNYGKSQALHAGFKVAQGEVVITMDADLQDNPEEIPELYRLIREEHYDLVSGWKKKRYDSVLSKNIPSKLFNWAARRTSGVKLHDFNCGLKAFNKAVIKNIEVSGEMHRYIPVLAKNAGFANIGEKVVAHQARKYGKTKFGMERFINGFLDLITIWFVSKFARRPMHLFGALGVLMFIIGFGFAIYLGIDKLFINKFGRLITDRPQFFVALTAMIIGTQLFLAGFLGEILVRNRRNESRYSVSEGVNLGEKENGVAP from the coding sequence ATGAATCTATCCATCATCATACCCCTTCTCAACGAAGCGCAATCCCTTCAGGAGCTGCACGATTGGATCGTTACGGTTATGCGCTCAGAAGGCTATTCGTACGAGATAATCTTTATCGACGATGGAAGTACGGACCAGAGCTGGCAACTGATCCGCCAGCTCTCCGAAACCCACCCCCAAGTGCGGGGACTCCGTTTTCAAAAGAATTACGGGAAGTCCCAGGCCCTTCATGCCGGTTTTAAGGTGGCCCAAGGGGAAGTAGTAATTACCATGGATGCCGACCTACAGGATAACCCGGAGGAAATCCCCGAGCTATACCGGCTCATTCGGGAAGAGCATTACGACCTGGTATCTGGCTGGAAGAAAAAACGTTACGATTCCGTGCTCTCGAAGAACATCCCCTCGAAACTCTTCAACTGGGCCGCCAGGCGTACCTCGGGTGTCAAGCTGCACGATTTCAACTGCGGATTAAAGGCGTTTAACAAGGCCGTAATCAAAAATATCGAGGTATCGGGCGAAATGCACCGTTACATCCCCGTACTTGCCAAAAACGCGGGATTCGCGAATATCGGGGAAAAGGTGGTAGCCCACCAAGCGCGGAAATATGGAAAAACAAAATTTGGGATGGAACGCTTTATCAATGGATTTTTGGATTTGATCACCATTTGGTTCGTATCGAAATTCGCCCGTCGCCCGATGCATCTTTTCGGGGCCCTAGGTGTTCTAATGTTCATCATCGGCTTCGGATTCGCTATCTATCTCGGGATAGACAAGTTGTTTATCAATAAGTTCGGCCGCTTGATCACCGACCGCCCCCAGTTTTTCGTCGCCCTGACCGCCATGATTATCGGAACTCAATTGTTTCTGGCCGGATTCCTCGGAGAAATACTGGTGCGCAATAGAAGAAATGAGTCCCGTTACAGCGTTTCGGAGGGCGTTAATTTGGGAGAAAAAGAAAACGGTGTTGCCCCGTAA